From Woronichinia naegeliana WA131, the proteins below share one genomic window:
- a CDS encoding (2Fe-2S)-binding protein produces MSVNVHFLPDDITIIAEAGEPILDVAERAGVFIPTGCLLGSCHACEVELEDGTPICACLSAVPNDVKSLRLTLYADPVW; encoded by the coding sequence ATGAGTGTCAATGTTCATTTTCTCCCTGATGATATTACCATTATTGCTGAAGCAGGAGAACCGATTTTAGACGTGGCGGAACGGGCCGGCGTATTTATTCCCACCGGCTGTTTGTTGGGTTCTTGTCATGCTTGTGAGGTGGAATTAGAGGATGGAACCCCTATCTGCGCCTGTTTAAGTGCTGTACCTAATGATGTCAAATCCCTTAGATTAACCCTTTATGCTGATCCGGTTTGGTAA
- a CDS encoding TIGR00303 family protein, whose product MIKIYTQVSLGKAWLQRYQGCCPHFVCLLGFTATGLIPGISAAGATPQDRQYTAIADAEFLMNGYLPNPTYPLPPLTVGVSPVLITRAVVDRLQIPVHLFNTGLAIAPTVPSIDLGGLAANCLSTGQALPLATVEYLFEQGLMWGQQLAQNCPESYLILSECVVGGTTTALAVLTALGIDALGKVNSSHPQCNHQQKWDIVQQGLQKAQDLSDPFNIVAAVGDPMQIVCAGMAIAASQTVGLILAGGTQMLAVYALIQAILKTRKILVNLAKIVVGTTRWVAEDPTGDTVSLATLLAPVCLMATQLNFSHSRYPQLQIYEEGFVKEGVGAGAAAIAAHLYQNWDNDTLVKQIENLLDTSHKINS is encoded by the coding sequence ATGATCAAGATTTATACTCAAGTCTCATTAGGAAAAGCCTGGCTACAACGGTATCAAGGTTGCTGTCCCCATTTTGTCTGTCTATTAGGATTTACGGCTACTGGTCTGATTCCTGGGATTTCAGCCGCAGGAGCGACTCCCCAGGATCGTCAATATACCGCGATCGCCGATGCAGAATTTTTAATGAATGGTTATTTACCTAATCCTACCTATCCTTTGCCACCATTGACAGTTGGGGTTTCTCCCGTCCTGATTACCCGTGCCGTAGTGGACAGGTTACAAATTCCAGTCCATTTATTCAATACGGGTTTGGCGATCGCCCCGACTGTTCCCAGTATTGATTTGGGAGGATTAGCCGCTAACTGTTTATCCACTGGTCAGGCCTTACCATTGGCGACAGTGGAATATTTATTTGAGCAGGGTTTAATGTGGGGTCAACAATTAGCCCAGAATTGTCCAGAAAGTTATCTAATTTTAAGTGAATGTGTGGTCGGAGGAACAACCACCGCTCTAGCCGTTTTAACCGCTTTGGGGATAGATGCTTTGGGTAAGGTGAATAGTAGTCATCCCCAGTGTAACCATCAACAAAAATGGGACATTGTTCAACAAGGTTTACAAAAAGCCCAGGATTTATCCGATCCTTTCAACATTGTGGCCGCCGTGGGCGATCCGATGCAAATTGTCTGTGCAGGAATGGCGATCGCGGCGAGTCAAACAGTGGGGTTGATCTTGGCAGGCGGAACCCAAATGTTAGCGGTTTATGCCCTTATTCAGGCCATTTTAAAGACACGAAAAATTCTAGTTAATCTGGCTAAAATTGTCGTCGGAACTACACGCTGGGTGGCAGAAGATCCAACCGGAGATACGGTGAGTTTAGCAACATTACTTGCGCCGGTCTGTTTAATGGCAACTCAACTCAATTTTAGTCATTCTCGTTATCCTCAATTACAGATCTATGAAGAGGGCTTTGTGAAGGAAGGGGTTGGGGCTGGAGCCGCCGCGATCGCCGCCCATTTATATCAAAACTGGGACAATGACACATTGGTTAAACAAATTGAAAATTTATTAGATACAAGCCACAAAATTAATTCCTAG
- a CDS encoding response regulator, which translates to MTPPQLSPPNLAQPEGSLYKVLQKLIVNQASGKLIIHNPQDNSIHWRIYLGNGRIHFAGSETGHSERLNYLLGRYVPDKNFSLPGNVADDYQYLCELWQSGEFSFQQIRSILAKFTQEALIQILSLKQSLCYFENIVGLEHLLLYLNLKKLMLPVEQQIRHWFTLREEIGSPFQRPRIVNQDKIRQWGERHFQAETQKLGQFQRFQELLEQQQCLYFLASRTNTSTINLAVTLQPLIKTGLVEMQPYVLTQSDDRPVVACVDDSPAIQRVVKFTLEASGYRVVNIKEPFKALTTLLHAKPDLILMDINMPEIDGYQLCSLCNKSSALKDIPIIMLTGRSGILDRVKAKMVGSVGYICKPFLPQELVQAINSYVPVNLHSA; encoded by the coding sequence ATGACCCCGCCCCAACTCAGCCCCCCGAACCTGGCCCAACCTGAGGGAAGCCTGTATAAGGTTCTGCAAAAACTGATTGTCAATCAAGCTTCTGGAAAGTTAATTATCCATAATCCCCAGGACAACTCTATCCATTGGCGTATTTACCTAGGTAATGGCAGAATTCACTTTGCAGGCAGCGAAACTGGTCATTCGGAACGTCTTAACTACTTATTAGGACGTTATGTACCGGACAAAAACTTTAGTTTGCCTGGCAACGTGGCAGATGATTATCAGTACCTTTGTGAACTATGGCAATCTGGAGAATTTAGTTTTCAACAAATCCGCTCGATTTTAGCAAAGTTTACCCAGGAAGCTTTGATTCAAATTCTTTCTCTAAAACAGTCTCTTTGTTATTTTGAAAATATCGTTGGATTAGAGCATCTTTTACTGTACCTTAATCTCAAAAAATTAATGCTGCCAGTAGAGCAGCAAATCAGACATTGGTTTACCTTACGAGAGGAAATAGGTTCTCCTTTTCAACGTCCTCGAATTGTCAATCAAGATAAAATACGTCAGTGGGGTGAACGCCATTTCCAAGCCGAAACCCAGAAATTAGGACAATTTCAGCGATTCCAAGAACTTCTTGAGCAGCAACAGTGTCTTTATTTCCTCGCAAGTCGTACCAATACAAGCACAATTAATTTAGCTGTCACCTTGCAACCTTTGATCAAAACAGGTTTGGTCGAAATGCAACCCTATGTTTTGACCCAAAGTGATGATCGTCCCGTTGTTGCTTGCGTTGATGATAGTCCTGCTATCCAACGAGTGGTTAAATTTACCTTAGAGGCTAGTGGGTATCGAGTGGTAAATATTAAGGAACCATTCAAAGCCCTAACAACCCTACTACATGCCAAGCCGGATCTAATTTTAATGGATATTAATATGCCTGAGATTGACGGATATCAGCTTTGTAGTTTGTGTAATAAATCTTCTGCCCTGAAGGATATTCCTATTATCATGCTCACAGGCAGAAGCGGAATTCTTGACCGGGTTAAAGCTAAAATGGTCGGGTCAGTCGGTTATATTTGTAAACCCTTTCTTCCCCAGGAATTAGTGCAAGCAATTAATTCCTATGTACCTGTAAATCTTCATTCCGCTTAG
- a CDS encoding response regulator has translation MKRILVVEDSKSEQLLISGLLKPLGEVVAFDNGEAALVWLEENPSPDLIFLDIVMPDISGYDLCRRIRNKLENVPIVFCSTKSEDYDKFWALRQGGNAYVTKPYSPSDLVKTAKDYLTK, from the coding sequence ATGAAAAGAATTTTAGTCGTAGAAGATTCCAAGTCTGAACAGCTTTTGATCTCAGGGTTGTTGAAACCGTTGGGAGAGGTTGTTGCTTTCGACAATGGTGAAGCAGCTTTAGTTTGGCTAGAAGAAAATCCTAGTCCAGACTTGATTTTTTTAGATATTGTAATGCCCGATATCAGTGGTTACGATCTTTGTCGAAGGATTCGTAACAAGCTAGAGAATGTTCCTATCGTTTTTTGTTCTACCAAGAGCGAGGATTATGACAAGTTCTGGGCCTTGCGACAAGGAGGAAATGCCTACGTAACCAAACCCTATAGTCCTAGTGATCTTGTTAAAACCGCTAAGGATTATTTAACAAAATAA
- a CDS encoding CheW domain-containing protein — translation MLVDFFQVELDQSLVLAIPLERTAEVLTMQWSELCPIPGICPELLGVSNQRGRLLWMLDLMYLLGLKLSEQRLVRTEKLTSIVLTRDNLRVAAFVSKLKGIISLDQSNIQSHHHPCFIGQAAVETEARLIPILNVDVVFQALQGNTLNSSSLVPLT, via the coding sequence ATGTTGGTAGATTTTTTTCAGGTTGAACTCGATCAATCTCTTGTCTTGGCAATTCCCTTAGAAAGAACAGCAGAAGTTTTGACAATGCAATGGTCTGAGCTTTGTCCCATTCCAGGAATCTGTCCAGAATTATTAGGGGTTAGTAATCAGCGGGGACGGTTGCTCTGGATGCTGGATTTAATGTATCTGTTAGGTCTGAAATTAAGTGAACAGCGTCTCGTTCGGACAGAAAAATTAACTTCAATTGTTTTAACCAGAGATAACCTACGGGTTGCCGCTTTTGTTTCCAAGCTCAAAGGTATTATTAGTCTCGATCAAAGTAATATTCAGTCTCATCATCATCCTTGTTTTATCGGTCAAGCTGCTGTAGAAACAGAAGCAAGATTAATCCCGATCTTGAATGTTGATGTGGTATTTCAAGCTTTGCAGGGAAACACTCTCAATTCATCATCCTTAGTCCCCTTAACTTAA
- a CDS encoding methyl-accepting chemotaxis protein, translating into MTAIQSLPSEQAFPAEILELQANVAQNPEDLVARITLASALEQAGFLSEAALQYQAIQSLDTDQIFTATAEKAIAGINAKLEEVKQPLSSESSRHSYRQGNGENKANTFQGNEADVVLTAANSDSERFYPDEVLVLQTAAAENPSDLVAKITLANALEQAGFLADAVLTYQQIKALDGEGIFSGTADKALADLQIKLDRLAEEKQVRRSYRQGRIDSGSEEELAALESQYDEMVAKGQQSTPLNLVQSLKNLPIASKQFVAFLSCSTISVVAVVGAGMAISLLAGRTQLRSQAEAELAVTQGNYAIKINQMGFGFRGQSDNPAIIAAAQFYSQGQPVPESLQKQIRGILKNEVTSRVIEYATLVGPDKKIIVNANTNRQGQTFDPNGLVNLVLKNQSSRQLKASATVDPKEVEQESPPMLPEFSKQNNLIRYTITPVRDPNTQQILAALVSGDIVNGKEPIVKGTIDAFDGGYSAIYFANPNGQLDLATSILGESARTANNSPQFLKNIPLPDLSLVKQAQKDPENNVTGRLKIQNQDMTVAVKAIPDAEGKPVAFLVRGTPETNLDTLLKGTFLLQLTVGSLTLIFSALVALVLSRTLTKPLKELQVTAQRLGAGETGIRANIQSEDEVGQLAATFNEMADRVETYTQSIQETAQQRQQEAESQRRQKEELQQGVIRLLLDIEEASKGDLTVKSQVETGAVGSIADAFNATIAGLRRLVEQVLKAASQVNTGAQRNSNSITNLSYKAISQAQSIESATQSVAEMAQSIESVSDTAQNAAAIARQGNEAAQQGQVTMDQTVNSIYKIRGRVAEISKKSKRLAESSQEISKIVSIIAGISEKTNLLAFNASIEAARAGENGQGFRIVADEVRRLAEMVTVSAQEIEQVILRIQEETAEMTKMMEESTSEVVTGTQLVQNTKETLQNLTQISQEIDSLLALISSNTESQRLTSKNITETMQKIANVSKETSERSQVVSESLQDLVNIALELQNSASRFKVE; encoded by the coding sequence ATGACTGCGATTCAATCTCTTCCATCTGAACAAGCTTTTCCAGCAGAAATCTTGGAATTGCAAGCCAATGTTGCCCAAAATCCTGAAGATTTGGTGGCTAGAATTACTCTGGCTAGTGCTTTAGAACAAGCTGGTTTTTTATCAGAGGCCGCTCTACAGTATCAAGCTATTCAATCCTTAGATACCGATCAAATTTTTACTGCAACGGCAGAGAAGGCGATCGCGGGCATTAATGCTAAGTTGGAGGAAGTTAAGCAGCCCTTATCCTCAGAGAGCTCTAGACACTCTTATCGTCAGGGCAATGGGGAGAATAAAGCCAATACTTTTCAAGGGAATGAAGCAGATGTCGTGCTCACGGCAGCAAACTCAGATTCAGAACGTTTTTATCCCGACGAAGTTCTCGTGTTGCAGACTGCTGCGGCAGAAAATCCTTCGGACTTGGTGGCTAAAATCACCTTAGCCAATGCCCTAGAGCAAGCTGGCTTTTTAGCAGATGCAGTCCTTACCTATCAACAAATCAAAGCTCTTGATGGTGAAGGTATCTTTAGTGGCACGGCCGACAAGGCCCTAGCCGATCTTCAAATCAAATTAGATCGGCTTGCCGAGGAAAAACAAGTTCGCCGTTCCTATCGTCAGGGACGCATTGATTCAGGCTCAGAAGAAGAACTAGCCGCCCTAGAAAGTCAATACGATGAGATGGTCGCGAAGGGGCAACAATCAACGCCCCTGAACTTAGTTCAAAGTCTTAAAAATCTACCGATCGCCTCGAAACAATTTGTTGCCTTTTTAAGTTGTAGTACTATTTCTGTTGTTGCCGTTGTGGGAGCCGGGATGGCAATCTCGCTATTAGCAGGACGAACCCAATTACGGAGTCAGGCTGAGGCTGAATTAGCCGTTACCCAGGGCAACTATGCCATTAAAATTAACCAAATGGGTTTTGGTTTTCGGGGACAATCCGATAACCCCGCGATTATTGCCGCCGCTCAATTCTATAGCCAGGGTCAACCTGTGCCTGAGTCTCTTCAGAAACAAATCAGGGGCATTCTGAAGAATGAAGTAACCTCGCGGGTCATTGAATACGCCACCCTAGTCGGGCCAGATAAAAAGATTATTGTGAATGCCAATACGAATCGTCAGGGACAAACCTTTGATCCAAATGGTCTGGTTAACTTAGTCTTAAAAAATCAGTCTAGTCGGCAGCTAAAAGCCAGTGCCACTGTTGACCCAAAAGAGGTGGAACAGGAATCGCCACCGATGCTGCCAGAATTTAGCAAACAAAATAACCTGATCCGCTACACCATTACACCCGTTCGTGATCCCAATACGCAGCAGATACTGGCTGCCCTAGTTTCGGGGGATATTGTCAATGGCAAGGAGCCTATTGTCAAAGGAACAATTGATGCTTTTGATGGCGGATATAGTGCCATTTACTTTGCTAATCCCAATGGTCAACTAGACCTAGCGACCTCAATACTCGGTGAGTCAGCCCGCACAGCCAATAATTCACCCCAATTCCTCAAAAATATTCCCCTGCCGGATCTATCTCTTGTTAAACAGGCCCAAAAAGACCCAGAGAACAATGTTACTGGACGGCTCAAAATTCAGAATCAAGACATGACAGTCGCTGTCAAGGCAATTCCCGATGCGGAGGGCAAACCCGTCGCTTTTCTAGTCAGAGGAACACCAGAGACGAATTTAGATACGCTATTAAAAGGAACCTTTTTGTTGCAATTGACGGTCGGGTCATTAACCTTAATCTTTTCTGCCTTAGTAGCCTTGGTTTTGAGCCGAACTTTGACCAAACCGTTAAAAGAACTTCAGGTCACGGCTCAACGTTTGGGGGCTGGAGAAACAGGGATTCGAGCTAATATTCAATCGGAAGATGAAGTAGGACAACTGGCCGCTACCTTCAATGAAATGGCAGATCGGGTCGAAACCTATACCCAATCGATTCAAGAAACCGCTCAACAACGTCAGCAAGAAGCAGAATCCCAACGCCGACAAAAAGAAGAGCTTCAGCAGGGGGTAATTCGGCTTCTCCTTGATATTGAAGAAGCTTCTAAAGGGGATTTAACGGTTAAGTCCCAGGTAGAAACGGGAGCGGTGGGTTCCATTGCCGATGCTTTTAATGCCACGATCGCCGGATTACGTCGTCTGGTAGAACAGGTATTAAAAGCGGCAAGTCAGGTGAATACTGGAGCACAACGGAACAGTAATTCGATTACCAACCTTTCCTATAAAGCTATTTCCCAAGCCCAATCCATTGAATCAGCCACCCAATCCGTAGCAGAAATGGCCCAATCCATTGAATCGGTTTCCGATACTGCCCAGAATGCAGCGGCGATCGCCAGACAGGGCAACGAAGCCGCTCAACAGGGTCAGGTAACGATGGATCAAACGGTAAACAGTATCTATAAAATTCGCGGTCGGGTTGCCGAAATTTCCAAAAAATCGAAACGCTTGGCAGAATCTTCCCAGGAAATTTCCAAAATTGTTAGTATTATCGCTGGCATTTCGGAAAAAACCAACTTACTCGCCTTTAACGCTTCCATTGAGGCAGCCAGGGCAGGTGAAAATGGTCAAGGTTTTCGGATCGTAGCCGATGAGGTACGACGACTAGCGGAAATGGTGACAGTGTCGGCTCAGGAAATTGAACAGGTTATTCTTCGGATCCAAGAAGAGACTGCCGAAATGACCAAGATGATGGAAGAAAGCACCTCAGAGGTGGTCACGGGGACTCAACTCGTTCAAAACACCAAAGAAACCCTACAAAATCTGACGCAAATTAGCCAGGAAATTGACTCTCTCTTAGCGTTAATTTCTAGTAATACTGAAAGCCAACGCTTAACGTCAAAAAATATCACTGAGACCATGCAGAAAATCGCCAACGTTTCTAAAGAAACCTCTGAACGCTCTCAAGTCGTGTCTGAATCCCTGCAAGACCTCGTTAATATCGCCTTAGAGTTACAGAATTCTGCGTCCCGCTTCAAGGTGGAATAA
- a CDS encoding hybrid sensor histidine kinase/response regulator — translation MLDAATLEAITQEARQAFLDEDAPECLSLLTTGLQQLEGALLNASAGTLRLIYKDLSRAAHSLKGGAGMAALPTLQQLCHGMEDLFDALEKGQGSDTATALGLLSLATEEVQNLIDLAMTGQIDSGDGPPPEIAVALAEFLTTCTSPGEEDMNIGEVSDFIKTALSLELEACLERVEKVLVPNTNPGLLKERFKVLAEECTLLGQALSCPWLEQVITHSHQIQSQGILSLAELTPLAIAELRRLRFQFLAGQEPSLSVEFQNLLFHSEGMLEPVEGIPTIAESPRTVPLKTMLPADQPLIPVFSRPVSTPSEITETLSPIPNPESVIGRQNLRIPLERVTRMSNTISELLINHERLLIYDKQLRQASRNLKQRSQQLVPIREQVESLYDELTFSEQTSSSSSIKTNRLSELAEFDALEFDSYTSVHTILQRFQELMVQVQEIQEDIDLVERDLQETLIHVRQSLDSLDGDLTQSRLVPFGALAKSFIQPLEKLSQRHQKSVRLEIAGETILVELVILEQLRTPLTHLIRNAFDHGLEFPKERQALGKNKEGTITLAASIASNQVMLTITDDGRGVNLAKIRQRAIALGLISENDTVENSREKLLDCIFSPGFSTVTNVSELSGRGLGLDIVTHLVESLRGTIRLETQEGKGSRFIIRIPLTLNILSVLLVRSQQKVLALPSQSVLRMLPLGDFPLTDGFIEWENQRLLVHSLHELLSYSPLHRLESKQVQPNNVGLMVVVNGQNAVIAIEEVIDERPLVVKALDPITPLPAFLTGCAVLGTGEVVPILIPENFDSLWQQQTSNETRNPPHPDPDSRNHQRSILIIDDSITVRRTLQRILTRSGYEIIQCRDGKEAWELLNRQNESIDLAICDLEMPNMDGFSLLQLIRTHAVWKSLPVVVLTSRENDLHRQRAMGLGANNYLTKPFQPNKLLELVGTFIKD, via the coding sequence ATGCTAGATGCCGCAACATTAGAAGCAATTACCCAGGAAGCGCGACAGGCCTTTTTAGATGAGGATGCACCCGAATGCTTAAGTTTACTGACAACTGGGCTTCAGCAATTAGAAGGAGCATTATTAAATGCCAGTGCAGGGACACTCAGGCTCATCTATAAAGATTTAAGTCGGGCGGCTCATTCCCTTAAAGGGGGAGCTGGGATGGCAGCTTTGCCAACATTGCAGCAGCTTTGTCATGGCATGGAAGATCTATTTGATGCCTTGGAAAAGGGGCAAGGGTCGGATACAGCCACGGCTTTAGGACTTTTAAGTTTAGCCACCGAGGAGGTCCAGAATCTTATCGATTTGGCTATGACGGGACAGATTGATTCTGGAGATGGCCCACCCCCCGAAATCGCTGTCGCCCTAGCCGAATTTTTGACGACCTGTACTTCTCCAGGGGAGGAGGATATGAATATAGGGGAAGTCAGTGATTTTATTAAAACGGCCTTAAGCCTTGAATTGGAAGCTTGCTTAGAGAGAGTTGAAAAGGTTTTAGTCCCCAATACTAATCCAGGTTTGTTGAAAGAACGGTTTAAGGTATTGGCGGAAGAATGTACGCTATTAGGTCAGGCTTTGAGTTGTCCCTGGTTAGAGCAAGTCATTACCCATAGCCATCAGATACAATCCCAAGGCATTCTCTCCTTAGCAGAATTAACCCCTTTGGCGATCGCCGAACTGCGTCGATTACGTTTCCAATTTTTAGCGGGGCAGGAACCGAGCCTATCCGTTGAGTTCCAAAATCTCTTGTTCCATTCGGAGGGGATGCTAGAGCCGGTTGAGGGAATACCGACCATAGCAGAGAGTCCCAGGACGGTTCCATTAAAAACGATGCTTCCCGCCGACCAGCCCCTCATTCCCGTCTTCTCCCGACCGGTCTCCACTCCCTCAGAGATTACCGAAACTCTCTCTCCAATTCCCAATCCCGAATCCGTAATCGGACGACAGAATTTACGCATTCCCCTAGAACGGGTCACTCGCATGAGTAATACCATCAGTGAGTTACTCATTAACCATGAACGTCTTTTGATCTATGACAAACAGCTTCGTCAGGCCAGTCGTAATCTTAAACAACGCAGTCAACAATTGGTTCCTATCCGTGAACAAGTGGAATCCTTGTACGACGAATTAACCTTTTCGGAACAGACTAGCAGTAGTAGCAGTATTAAAACCAATAGGTTGAGTGAACTGGCGGAATTTGATGCCCTAGAATTTGATAGTTATACCAGCGTTCATACCATCTTGCAACGCTTTCAAGAATTGATGGTGCAGGTACAAGAAATTCAAGAGGATATTGATCTCGTAGAACGGGATCTTCAGGAAACCCTGATCCATGTCCGTCAATCTCTAGATAGCTTAGATGGGGATTTAACCCAATCTCGCCTCGTTCCCTTTGGAGCTTTAGCAAAATCCTTTATCCAACCCCTCGAAAAACTCAGCCAGCGTCACCAAAAGTCTGTCCGTTTGGAAATTGCGGGAGAGACTATTCTGGTCGAATTGGTCATTCTAGAACAATTGCGGACTCCTCTAACTCATTTGATCCGTAATGCGTTTGATCATGGTTTAGAATTTCCGAAGGAACGGCAAGCCTTAGGCAAGAACAAAGAGGGTACTATTACCCTAGCCGCCTCGATCGCCAGTAATCAGGTGATGTTAACCATTACCGATGATGGTCGAGGGGTTAATCTGGCTAAAATCCGTCAACGAGCGATCGCCCTAGGTTTAATTTCAGAGAACGATACGGTAGAGAATAGTCGAGAAAAGCTGCTGGATTGTATCTTCTCACCGGGTTTTTCTACCGTCACTAATGTTAGTGAATTATCTGGTCGAGGCTTAGGGCTAGACATTGTTACGCATCTGGTGGAAAGTCTGCGTGGAACGATCCGTTTGGAAACCCAGGAAGGGAAAGGTAGCCGCTTTATCATTCGTATCCCTTTAACCCTCAATATTCTGTCCGTTCTGCTGGTGCGATCGCAGCAGAAAGTTTTGGCCCTGCCCTCTCAAAGTGTCTTGCGGATGTTGCCCCTGGGAGACTTTCCCCTCACGGATGGCTTCATTGAATGGGAGAATCAACGTCTATTAGTCCATTCCCTTCACGAACTGTTAAGCTATTCGCCATTACATCGCCTAGAAAGCAAGCAAGTCCAACCCAACAATGTGGGCTTAATGGTGGTTGTTAATGGCCAGAACGCCGTTATTGCCATTGAGGAAGTGATCGATGAACGTCCTCTGGTGGTCAAAGCCCTAGATCCCATTACTCCCTTACCGGCCTTCCTAACGGGTTGTGCTGTCTTAGGAACAGGGGAAGTTGTCCCTATTTTAATTCCAGAAAACTTTGATAGTCTCTGGCAGCAACAGACGAGTAATGAGACTCGCAACCCTCCTCATCCCGATCCGGATTCCCGTAACCATCAACGTTCTATTTTGATTATTGACGATTCGATTACGGTACGGCGAACACTGCAACGTATTCTGACCCGCTCTGGTTATGAAATTATCCAATGTCGAGATGGAAAGGAGGCCTGGGAATTATTAAACCGACAAAACGAGAGCATTGATCTGGCCATTTGCGATCTGGAAATGCCGAATATGGATGGTTTCTCCCTGTTGCAACTGATTCGGACTCATGCCGTTTGGAAATCGTTACCGGTGGTCGTGTTAACTTCGCGGGAGAATGATTTACATCGTCAACGGGCGATGGGTTTGGGAGCAAACAATTATCTAACCAAACCCTTTCAACCGAATAAGTTACTAGAATTGGTGGGTACTTTTATTAAAGATTAA
- a CDS encoding S41 family peptidase, whose translation MALSLGAFLAPALSTTPKTERSVQPIVKQQAHPTRAVDVLEDSPKAVVDEVWQIVNNEFVDKGFNHTDWLAKRQDLLSQHYENRQQAYKAIAQALKELDDPYTRFLDPDNFAMLTNQTSGEMSGVGLRLVLDKRTSDLKVLEPIKNSPAMKAGIQPDDRIVRINGKPAALMNLDQASQEIQGEVGTEVNLQIARQGKGVFNVVLKRAQIELDSVSYTVNQEGPLRVGYIRLDEFSSHSAEQMKLAIEDLNKKKISGYVLDLRGNPGGLLFASVDIARMWLKKGEIVSTIDRKGGDRHFSANGTEITNLPLVILVNQGSASASEILTGALKENGRATIVGTTTYGKGLVQSVHSLSDGSGLAVTIARYYPPSGTDINHKGISPDVYLDLSVDEQLRLRNDPTLIGTNADPQYIKAIAVLQHYSSNLSQPITSPKPVGALPE comes from the coding sequence GTGGCCTTGAGTCTAGGAGCATTTCTGGCTCCCGCCTTGAGTACTACGCCTAAAACAGAGCGTTCTGTTCAGCCCATTGTTAAGCAACAAGCCCACCCGACTCGCGCTGTGGATGTCCTAGAGGATAGTCCGAAAGCGGTGGTGGATGAGGTCTGGCAAATCGTCAATAATGAATTTGTTGATAAGGGGTTTAATCACACGGATTGGTTGGCTAAACGTCAGGATTTACTCAGTCAACATTATGAGAATCGGCAACAGGCCTATAAGGCGATCGCCCAGGCCTTGAAGGAGTTAGATGATCCCTATACCCGTTTTCTTGACCCTGATAATTTTGCCATGCTGACTAATCAAACATCTGGAGAGATGTCTGGGGTTGGCTTGCGCTTAGTGCTGGATAAACGTACTAGTGATTTAAAGGTATTGGAACCGATCAAAAATTCTCCTGCCATGAAGGCTGGAATTCAACCTGACGATCGCATTGTGCGGATTAATGGTAAGCCCGCAGCCCTGATGAATCTTGATCAGGCCAGTCAGGAAATTCAAGGTGAAGTGGGAACGGAGGTGAATCTCCAAATTGCGCGTCAGGGGAAAGGTGTATTTAATGTTGTCCTCAAACGGGCCCAAATTGAATTAGATTCGGTCAGTTATACTGTTAATCAGGAAGGCCCTTTACGGGTTGGCTATATTCGCCTAGATGAGTTCAGTTCCCATTCAGCAGAACAGATGAAGTTGGCCATTGAGGATCTGAACAAAAAGAAAATTTCAGGCTATGTGCTTGATCTGCGAGGCAATCCAGGGGGACTACTGTTTGCCAGTGTGGATATTGCGCGGATGTGGCTCAAAAAAGGTGAGATTGTTAGCACCATTGATCGCAAGGGCGGTGATCGCCATTTTTCGGCCAATGGCACAGAGATCACCAATTTGCCCCTAGTGATTTTAGTGAATCAGGGATCGGCCAGTGCCAGCGAAATTTTAACAGGGGCCCTCAAGGAAAACGGACGAGCCACCATTGTCGGCACCACTACCTACGGCAAGGGACTAGTCCAATCCGTTCATTCTTTATCCGATGGCTCTGGTTTAGCGGTGACGATCGCCCGTTATTATCCTCCCAGTGGTACTGATATTAATCACAAGGGTATTAGTCCCGATGTCTATCTGGATCTATCAGTCGATGAGCAGTTACGCCTTCGCAATGATCCGACTTTGATAGGAACCAACGCGGATCCGCAATATATTAAGGCGATCGCGGTACTACAACATTACAGTTCTAATCTTAGCCAACCGATAACGAGTCCGAAACCCGTCGGTGCCTTACCAGAATAA